The window ACTTCTCTAAACTGCACCCTCATCTAACTGACTGAAAGAACTGGCATTAGATTGGCAAAACCGAAACCAGACTAAACAAGACACGGAATTCACTTTTTCACATATGAATCAAAGACCAAACTCACAAACCATAACAACGATAAAAGTTTGATGGTTCTCAAGGGCAGATAGAAACAAGAAACAGAAAGgcacatatatttatagatgAACAAACAGATACAGCTGGAGCAACATAACAGTGACATCTACAGCAGGAGTAATGGCTAAATAATTAGTCTACCCATGTGAAAGTAACATGACACAGAACCATAGCTGTGGAACAAGAAGCTTCAAATTTAAGGTTTCAGCGATGGCGCAGACACCCACAAACACTCCCATGTCCTAAGCAGTAAGAATTTAATTAACAACAATTGGATCACACAAAGCATGAGCTGATGCATGCAATGGGTGAAAAATCGTCTTCACTCACCTTGAAAATCATCTTCACCCACCTTCCTCGatttgaagtaaaacttccgACTCTCCAGTCCCATCATTAATCCTATCTCGATCCCCTTCCCCTTCACCACCTCGTATTGCCATCATCTCCATATTCTTTTCGACCTCCAGCTTCCAAGCCCTGACCCGCTCTGCTCTCTCGCCCCATCCTTCCTCCAGCAACCCGACAAACCGGTCCTTGATCTCAAGTAGTGGGTCCCTATCAATCAGTTCTCCATCCTTATAGGCCTCTCTCAGCATCGCTGTCTTTATCCCTCCCTTCAACGACATATAGAATATCCCAGAGTGCCTTGTGAATGTGCTGGAGAACGCATTGGAGAACCTGTAATCCTCAGTGAACTTCCCTATTATCGGCACAGGAATCCTCTTTAACAGCGAGAGGGAAAGCAATTCGTGAAAAACCCCGACCATCCTCTTCTCCATCTCCGGCGACGCTTGGTCCAAGTGCGATACATCCTCGTATGGGGAGATGTAATCGAGCTCCAACCAATCCCGAACCCACTccctcatctccttctttAGGAAAAATCCTGGCGGGAGCTTGACATTAAAGTTGGGCCGGGACCGGATCCCGGTCATCGTCGACTCTTCCTCCGCCTGCCTCTCGATAGCAGACTTCGCAAACTCGGGGTTCCATGAGATCAGCTCCAGGAATGATTTGCCCTCACCCGGGGAACCGACTAATCGGAAGTACTCAGGATGCCTTGGGACCAAATCAACCAGGAAATCGTTCGGTAACCCGAACTCTCTCTTGACATGAACCAACTTATCAGTGCTGATGACTCGGTCCTTGGACA of the Punica granatum isolate Tunisia-2019 chromosome 6, ASM765513v2, whole genome shotgun sequence genome contains:
- the LOC116210910 gene encoding protein WHAT'S THIS FACTOR 1 homolog, chloroplastic-like, with product MLFRTLSVTAHFRHHFRFSSALLYPHHLGRSISSLRVVWRKDPKLDQAIDNDKRYKLSARVVREVLNEPGQVIPLQYLEKRRERLRLNVKVRTFLDQNPGLFDTYYDRIRPKSDLVQFLRPSARLRQFLEKERLINSHNEGLIVSKLCKLLMMSKDRVISTDKLVHVKREFGLPNDFLVDLVPRHPEYFRLVGSPGEGKSFLELISWNPEFAKSAIERQAEEESTMTGIRSRPNFNVKLPPGFFLKKEMREWVRDWLELDYISPYEDVSHLDQASPEMEKRMVGVFHELLSLSLLKRIPVPIIGKFTEDYRFSNAFSSTFTRHSGIFYMSLKGGIKTAMLREAYKDGELIDRDPLLEIKDRFVGLLEEGWGERAERVRAWKLEVEKNMEMMAIRGGEGEGDRDRINDGTGESEVLLQIEEGG